In the genome of Megalops cyprinoides isolate fMegCyp1 chromosome 7, fMegCyp1.pri, whole genome shotgun sequence, one region contains:
- the her9 gene encoding hairy-related 9 isoform X1: MPADTMEKPTASPIAGAPACGTHTPDKPKNASEHRKSSKPIMEKRRRARINESLGQLKTLILDALKKDSSRHSKLEKADILEMTVKHLRNLQRVQMTAAMTADTTVLSKYRAGFNECMNEVTRFLSTCEGVNTEVRSRLLTHLSGCLGQMIAMNYPQPSPAQQAQIAQPLHVQLPSTLPINGVPMPCKLSPAEAVSPKVYGGFQLVPATDGQFAFLIPNPAFASATTPVIPLYANTSVPVAVNASPVHTSPAPTVASPVQGMTSFPSVSQAVSPMSVSAGSDSSESVWRPW; encoded by the exons ATGCCAGCTGATACCATGGAGAAACCTACGGCATCCCCAATTGCAGGTGCCCCTGCTTGTGGAACTCACACTCCGGACAAACCAAAAAATGCCAGTGAGCACAGAAAG tctTCCAAGCCAATCATGGAGAAGCGTCGGCGAGCAAGGATTAACGAAAGTCTGGGGCAACTCAAAACTCTTATACTGGATGCACTCAAGAAAGAC AGTTCCAGACACTCGAAGTTGGAGAAAGCTGATATTTTGGAGATGACTGTAAAACACTTGCGGAATTTGCAGCGCGTACAGATGACTG CAGCAATGACAGCCGACACGACGGTCCTGAGTAAATATCGGGCAGGATTCAACGAGTGCATGAACGAAGTGACTCGCTTCCTGTCCACCTGCGAAGGCGTGAATACAGAGGTCAGGTCCCGGCTTCTTACCCACCTGTCTGGCTGCTTGGGACAGATGATCGCCATGAACTACCCGCAACCATCGCCGGCGCAACAGGCTCAGATCGCGCAGCCCCTGCACGTGCAGTTGCCTTCCACGCTGCCCATCAACGGCGTTCCAATGCCTTGCAAGCTGAGTCCCGCCGAGGCGGTGTCGCCAAAAGTCTACGGGGGGTTCCAGCTTGTGCCTGCCACCGACGGACAGTTCGCCTTCCTCATCCCCAATCCGGCCTTCGCGTCTGCTACCACTCCCGTTATCCCCCTCTACGCCAACACAAGTGTGCCAGTCGCCGTAAACGCAAGCCCTGTCCACACCAGCCCTGCACCCACAGTGGCTTCTCCAGTTCAGGGCATGACTTCGTTCCCCAGCGTCTCCCAGGCCGTCAGCCCAATGAGTGTCAGTGCTGGATCGGACAGCAGCGAGTCAGTCTGGCGGCCTTGGTAG
- the her9 gene encoding hairy-related 9 isoform X2, with protein MPADTMEKPTASPIAGAPACGTHTPDKPKNASEHRKSSKPIMEKRRRARINESLGQLKTLILDALKKDSSRHSKLEKADILEMTVKHLRNLQRVQMTAMTADTTVLSKYRAGFNECMNEVTRFLSTCEGVNTEVRSRLLTHLSGCLGQMIAMNYPQPSPAQQAQIAQPLHVQLPSTLPINGVPMPCKLSPAEAVSPKVYGGFQLVPATDGQFAFLIPNPAFASATTPVIPLYANTSVPVAVNASPVHTSPAPTVASPVQGMTSFPSVSQAVSPMSVSAGSDSSESVWRPW; from the exons ATGCCAGCTGATACCATGGAGAAACCTACGGCATCCCCAATTGCAGGTGCCCCTGCTTGTGGAACTCACACTCCGGACAAACCAAAAAATGCCAGTGAGCACAGAAAG tctTCCAAGCCAATCATGGAGAAGCGTCGGCGAGCAAGGATTAACGAAAGTCTGGGGCAACTCAAAACTCTTATACTGGATGCACTCAAGAAAGAC AGTTCCAGACACTCGAAGTTGGAGAAAGCTGATATTTTGGAGATGACTGTAAAACACTTGCGGAATTTGCAGCGCGTACAGATGACTG CAATGACAGCCGACACGACGGTCCTGAGTAAATATCGGGCAGGATTCAACGAGTGCATGAACGAAGTGACTCGCTTCCTGTCCACCTGCGAAGGCGTGAATACAGAGGTCAGGTCCCGGCTTCTTACCCACCTGTCTGGCTGCTTGGGACAGATGATCGCCATGAACTACCCGCAACCATCGCCGGCGCAACAGGCTCAGATCGCGCAGCCCCTGCACGTGCAGTTGCCTTCCACGCTGCCCATCAACGGCGTTCCAATGCCTTGCAAGCTGAGTCCCGCCGAGGCGGTGTCGCCAAAAGTCTACGGGGGGTTCCAGCTTGTGCCTGCCACCGACGGACAGTTCGCCTTCCTCATCCCCAATCCGGCCTTCGCGTCTGCTACCACTCCCGTTATCCCCCTCTACGCCAACACAAGTGTGCCAGTCGCCGTAAACGCAAGCCCTGTCCACACCAGCCCTGCACCCACAGTGGCTTCTCCAGTTCAGGGCATGACTTCGTTCCCCAGCGTCTCCCAGGCCGTCAGCCCAATGAGTGTCAGTGCTGGATCGGACAGCAGCGAGTCAGTCTGGCGGCCTTGGTAG